A genomic region of Candidatus Poribacteria bacterium contains the following coding sequences:
- a CDS encoding sugar phosphate isomerase/epimerase, whose translation MATQNELSAQQIAAQLYTVRDFTKTEADIAETMKKVRQLGYEVVQCSALGPIEPAALKNIVDGEGLSIIATHTSYERMRDEPQSVIDEHQLWGCKHAAIGGLPGEYRTAEGYARFAREASEVAARLAEGGLTFSYHNHSFELERYNGRTGLEILYTESDPNYFKSELDTYWIQHGGGDPAAWIRQLKGRADIIHLKDMAMQGSTQRFAEIGEGNLNWDAILDACIYAEVEWYIIEQDTCYERDPFESLGISLKNLKEMGFA comes from the coding sequence ATGGCAACACAAAATGAACTTTCTGCACAGCAAATCGCCGCGCAACTCTATACTGTTCGGGATTTTACCAAAACTGAAGCCGACATCGCAGAAACGATGAAAAAAGTTCGGCAACTCGGATACGAGGTGGTGCAATGTTCCGCACTCGGTCCAATTGAACCCGCTGCCCTGAAAAACATTGTTGACGGGGAAGGACTCAGCATCATCGCGACACATACAAGCTACGAACGGATGCGGGACGAACCCCAATCTGTTATTGACGAACATCAGTTGTGGGGATGCAAACATGCCGCAATCGGCGGACTTCCGGGCGAATACCGAACAGCGGAAGGATACGCCAGATTTGCCAGGGAAGCATCGGAAGTCGCGGCGCGCCTTGCTGAAGGAGGCTTGACGTTCTCCTATCATAACCATAGTTTTGAGTTGGAGCGTTATAACGGACGCACTGGGTTAGAGATTCTGTATACCGAAAGTGATCCGAATTACTTTAAAAGTGAACTGGATACCTACTGGATTCAGCACGGTGGGGGCGACCCAGCCGCCTGGATTCGTCAGTTAAAGGGGCGCGCCGACATCATCCATCTCAAGGATATGGCGATGCAAGGCTCCACGCAACGCTTCGCGGAAATTGGTGAAGGCAACCTTAATTGGGATGCTATTCTGGACGCTTGTATCTATGCAGAGGTTGAGTGGTATATTATCGAGCAGGACACCTGCTACGAGCGCGATCCGTTTGAAAGTTTAGGCATCAGTCTCAAAAATCTAAAAGAGATGGGTTTTGCCTAA
- a CDS encoding DUF1232 domain-containing protein — protein sequence MNSFFFGGNKPGSFRLFRLLLHFPNFVKLAWRLFVDERVPVYRKAILILAELLAVVFAIAYLVNPLDFDFIPIFGRVDDLLIGAFVILVPSAWLFIRLCPEPIVREHVERISRGE from the coding sequence ATGAATTCTTTTTTCTTCGGCGGTAACAAACCAGGCTCCTTTCGACTTTTCCGCCTGCTCCTTCATTTCCCAAATTTCGTCAAACTGGCATGGCGACTGTTTGTCGATGAACGTGTTCCTGTCTATCGGAAAGCGATTCTCATCCTTGCTGAATTATTGGCAGTCGTGTTCGCTATCGCCTATTTGGTGAATCCGCTTGATTTCGATTTTATCCCTATTTTTGGGCGCGTTGACGATCTTCTTATCGGGGCGTTCGTGATTCTTGTGCCGAGTGCGTGGCTATTTATTCGGTTATGTCCTGAACCTATCGTCCGTGAACACGTAGAACGGATTTCACGTGGGGAATAA
- a CDS encoding Do family serine endopeptidase, translating to MFRLRPTLRNPVRVILVLVVLIVAAGVIIDRDTNQFTLQTAVGQTNDTLQTSEDFQHLERANRAFIDLVARTRPAVVQITTTTQRNRIITPERQQITPEQEEQFRDFFGDEFFRRFFRDPEQEQRDQQAPRQRIFPNPAPVRGVGSGVIVSDDGYILTNNHVIERSDEISVTLSNGKEYPAELVGRDAAGTEVSGTDLAVLKIDAEGLPTLPFGDSDQLEVGEWVIAIGTPLNFSQTVTRGIVSAKGRPGWFSGIKYGNFIQTDAPINRGNSGGALINIRGELVGINTAIITGGLSTGNIGIGFAVPSKMAQQVLPQLIKHGKVERGWLGISMRNVDQDLAEKLNFDTPRGAFVRGVSKGSPADTAGIQRSDVIVEFNGETIRDINDLMHVVAATEVGKSVEVIVLRDGTEEKRLTVKLGKRTEEVIAKLNAQLQEAENMRPELRGARLNRDQQKEAFAGLQVQNLTPAIAERYDYASDEKGVVVTQVESGSNAEKKGIVPGSLIQEMEWTEIDDLASYSRLVEQLTSENKKQVLLYVKSPNGQGSAYVTIKVSTSDDTSDR from the coding sequence ATGTTCAGACTCAGGCCTACACTGCGTAACCCTGTCCGGGTAATTTTGGTCTTAGTAGTTCTTATTGTCGCTGCGGGTGTTATCATTGATCGGGATACAAATCAGTTCACGCTACAGACTGCCGTTGGACAGACAAACGACACACTTCAAACATCAGAAGATTTCCAGCACTTGGAACGCGCAAATCGAGCATTTATTGATTTAGTGGCGCGCACACGTCCTGCTGTCGTCCAAATTACAACGACAACACAACGGAATAGAATCATCACCCCCGAAAGACAACAGATAACTCCGGAGCAAGAAGAGCAATTTAGAGATTTTTTTGGCGATGAATTCTTCAGACGCTTTTTTCGAGACCCCGAACAAGAACAGCGCGATCAACAAGCACCGCGCCAACGTATATTCCCGAATCCGGCTCCCGTTAGGGGTGTTGGCTCTGGGGTAATCGTCAGTGACGATGGCTATATACTTACCAACAACCACGTTATTGAGCGGAGCGATGAAATCAGCGTCACTTTATCAAATGGAAAGGAATATCCAGCGGAATTAGTTGGACGCGATGCCGCCGGGACCGAAGTCAGCGGGACCGATTTAGCAGTTCTTAAAATTGACGCTGAAGGACTTCCAACCCTTCCATTTGGTGATTCGGATCAGCTTGAAGTCGGCGAATGGGTAATTGCCATCGGAACCCCACTCAATTTTTCTCAAACTGTGACCCGGGGAATTGTGAGCGCGAAGGGGCGGCCTGGATGGTTCAGCGGTATCAAATACGGTAATTTCATACAGACGGATGCCCCGATCAATCGAGGAAACAGTGGCGGTGCCTTGATCAACATTCGCGGCGAATTGGTTGGAATTAATACAGCGATTATCACCGGTGGTCTTTCCACAGGAAATATCGGTATCGGCTTCGCCGTCCCGAGTAAAATGGCACAACAGGTCTTACCGCAACTCATTAAACATGGCAAAGTTGAGCGCGGCTGGCTTGGCATCAGTATGAGAAATGTCGATCAGGATTTGGCAGAAAAGTTGAACTTCGATACACCGCGCGGTGCTTTTGTGCGTGGCGTTAGTAAAGGGAGTCCTGCAGATACAGCTGGGATCCAACGTTCAGATGTCATCGTTGAATTTAATGGCGAAACAATTCGAGATATTAATGATCTGATGCATGTTGTAGCAGCAACAGAGGTCGGCAAATCTGTTGAAGTCATAGTGCTCCGAGACGGCACTGAAGAAAAACGGTTGACTGTCAAACTGGGCAAACGGACTGAAGAGGTTATTGCTAAACTCAACGCCCAGTTACAAGAAGCCGAAAATATGAGGCCAGAACTCAGAGGGGCACGACTCAACCGTGATCAACAGAAAGAAGCCTTTGCGGGACTTCAGGTCCAGAATCTGACCCCCGCGATTGCTGAGCGTTACGATTACGCGTCAGATGAGAAAGGTGTAGTCGTCACACAGGTTGAAAGCGGGAGCAACGCGGAGAAAAAAGGTATCGTTCCCGGATCCCTCATCCAGGAAATGGAGTGGACAGAGATTGACGACCTTGCGTCCTATTCCCGTCTTGTGGAACAACTCACGAGCGAAAATAAAAAGCAGGTACTTCTCTATGTCAAATCGCCCAATGGACAGGGAAGTGCGTACGTTACGATTAAAGTTTCCACATCAGACGATACATCAGATAGGTGA